TCAAGCTCAGGTTTCTCAGCTGCAAAAAATGGTTGAGCAGACTACTAAGAAAAGCTCAAGGACAAACATGTAAATGAGTTAAGCTTGAAGCAGCAGCCTAGCAGCCACTGCAACTCTATGGTTTCATATGTGAGAGCAGGCAGGTCAGAAAGGTCACATCAGATTGAACCAAAAGGACCAAAATACCCGTGGTTAACCTCTCTATTAAGGTATAAACCTGCACAACAGTGAGATTGAAACCAACTACTGCAGAAGAGGATGGAAACATTTGTGTTCTCCCCTCTCACATACCAGTCATTGTGAATAAGCAATCAAATCAGGCCACATATCTCCTGAGCCAGATACAATCTGAATCTGTGACCTAGGAAGGCATACATACATGTGTATCATTACCTGTTTCCTGAGAGCAAATCTTCAACAGCAGACAAAACTGCTTCAACATTTCTTCCAGGAGGAAAACTGATATAAAGCTTTTTAGGTATAAAAGCAAAAGGCTTTGTGAGGTTACAGAGGGTAGGCTGGATGTAGCACAGAGGATTCGATGCCCCTATTTGTGATTGTGAACATGGGGTTGACATTGCTCCAGCACAAGAGGACAAACTAGAAGACAAGAGAGTTTGTAGACCTATTCTTCGCATTTTTCTGGGTTTCCTGCTGAAGTAGCTCATAGTTTACCCACCATATCCAGCTGTGCTGATATAAGGAAAGCAAGTGActggaaaacatagggttaaaATACTTTTAGCCTAACTTAGGTCTCAGACAGAGAACaatgtaagtctgtggtgagataacagaattTAGTGACCCTACTAACATGAGTGAATTATTTCTccccatccttctacttatcagttagtttggagacagtgactcccaaacatctgctagcttcgGATAATCCTTGTCTACCCGTCCTGTTttgcttgcaataaattttgtacGAAGGTCACGCTGTTCTAAAACTTTCTCAGCTATCAGaaaattacagatatggctggtttaagctagttttgtgattactgaggcatccaactgtgccaaaggtgacaAGTACAtcatgaggaagactgcttacttcatcttgaagaccccagCCCACATGAGGAAAACTACTTACTTCatctgtcccacacaacatccttgtctctaaattggagagatatcaatttgatggatggaccactcggtggataaagaactggctggatggccacatgcaaagagttgtggtcaatggctcaatgtccggctggagatgagtaacaagtggtgtccctcagggataggtgttgggaccggtcctgtttaacatctttgtgggtgacatggacagtgggattgagtgcgccctcagcaagtttgccgatgacaccaagctgtgtggcccggttgatatgctgcagggaagggatgccgtccagagggaccttgacacacttgtgaggtgggctgatgccaaccttatgaagttcaaccatgacaagtgcaaggtcctacacctgggtcggagcaatcccaggcacagctacagattgggcaaagaagagattcagagtggctctgaggagaaggacttgggggtgctggtcgatgagaaaaagaacatgagccggctgcagtgtgcgctcgcagcccagaaagccagccgtatcctgggctgcatcaaaaggagcgtgaccagcagggcgaaggaggtgatcctgcccttctactctgctcttgtgagacctcacctggagcattgtgtgcagttctggtgtcctcaacataaaaaggacatggaactgctggaacaagtccagaggagggccacgaggatgatcaggggactggagcacctcccgtatgaagataggctgaggaagttggggctgttcagcctggagaagagaaggctgcgtggagacctcatagcagccttccagtacctgaagggggcctatagggatgctggggagggactctttgtcagggactgtagtgacaggacaaggggtaaggggttaaaactgaaacaggggaagtttagattggatctaaggaggaaattctttcctgtgagggtggtgagacactgtaatcagttgcccagggaggctgtgagtgctccatccctggcagtgttcaaggccaggttggatgaagtcttggttgggatggtttagtgtgaggtgtccctgcccatggcaggggggttggaactcgatgatcttgaggtcctttccaaccctaactattctatgattctatgatcttgaaGACCTCCACCCAGGACCACTGGAGGGCAGCGCACAAGCGCCAAAAGGAGGAGACTTAGGATAATGAGTTCCTAGAACTAATTGTAATATCCCCACTGCTCTCTCGGGAAcctaatgaatatgcatgtttgtgtgtaataaatatctGCTCGGTTAACCCCTCTGTGTGCAAGTTAAGAGGAAAGATCCCCCTTGCACCCAGCGCTGTAATAAACGTAACTGCTTTATAAGTCTATACTTTATAACTGTAGAGTCTGGTTTCGTGCTTCACTGCTGCTGGCGAAAGGCTCCGcaagggcaggggcaggggcaggggcgaGGGCAGGGCAGCAACCCCCAGCTACAACAGCTCCCCCAACCTAGGCATCTCAAAATTCCACCACCACATTCTGGGTGCTCCAGCACGCCACCATCTTGGGCCGCCCCGGTACAGGCGGGGCTCGCGGCAGTGCGCCTGCGTACAACTGTGCGCCACGCGGGGGATGACGGGAAATGTAGTCCTACTGCGCTCACTCCACACACATCCCCAGTCCCGGTGCGCTTGGTGGGACCTTATGGTGCGGGCGGCTCTCGCGCGGCTCGACTTCCTCAGAGCGCTTAGTTGCAGCGACTTTCGCGTGGTAACGGCCCCGCTGCAGGCCCGCGGAGTGAGTGAGGTCGAGGGCTGTGCTCCGCGGGGAAAAGCCCACCCGGGGCGCCATGTCTCTATGACCCGCGTGGCCGCAGCGGCGAGTGCCGGCATTGGCCGGCAGCAGCGTAGGGGTTAAAGGCGGGGGGCCGGGGGAGGAGGCGGGAGCATGCGTATTACCGGTCTCTATTGTCTCCGGCGCGGCGCCGAACAGCAAGGTGGCTGGTGGCGGTTAGCAGCGAGGCCGTGCCTAGCGGAGCGGGGCCCTGTGGCCCCGCTGCCACATGGGCAGCAGCTGATTGTCGCCCGGCTGCTTGGCCGCACCCCGGGCAGGAGCGAGGCGGGTGGAGCGACCTGGCTGGCGTCCACACACATCCCAACTTCCCTCGCCGTCTTGGTCTCCCCTTCTTCTACGCGGCCCCGGAGCCCTCGGCGGTCCTTGCCGGCAGTGACGGCGGCGGCCTCGGAGCGCCCTCGCCCCTGCGGGCTCGGCGCGGGGAGGATGTCTGGGGCGGGGATGGGTTTTCGCCCGTAGTTGCCCGTaccttccctgcttccttccgcCCTTTCTCGCTTCCCGGGGGCGGTGCGGCCCCGTTCCTCACGGGGGGCTGTCTCTCGCCTTCCTCCGGCCCTGCGGTGCCCATATGGGGGGTAAGCAGAGCACGGCGGCCCGTTCGCGAGGCCCCTTCCCGGGGGTGTCGACGGATGACAGTGCCGTGCCACCGccgggaggagggggggggccGTCCCCCTTCGGCCATTACCGGGCGGCCGGCGGCGGCGCCATGGGGCTGCGCAGCCGCTCAGTCAGCTCGGTGGCTGGTATGGGCATGGAGCCCGTGGCGGCTGGCGCCGTCCCCTTCGGGCTGTACTCGGCTGCGGCAGGGGAGGCCGAGCGGGCTCCGGGCGGCGGCGGTCCGGTCTCCGGCTCCACGTACGCCCATGGCAACGGTTACCAGGAAACGGGAGGCGGTCACCATAGAGACGGGATGCTGTACCTGGGCGCCAGGGCCTCGCTGGCCGACGCGCTGCCCCTCCACATCGCACCGCGGTGGTTCAGCTCGCACAGTGGTGAGTGCTGGCTCCCCGGAGTGTCCCTACGGCTTCCTTTCAATGGGTGCTTGGGTGTGGCAGTGGGCACATTTCGCCTGGGACCAGGGTGGGAGGGGGTCTGCCCCGTTTTGGCTGGCTGGTCAACGCCCCTTATGTTAAGCTTGAAGGAAGGACCCTCATCCCCTCCCTGGTGCTAGGGATGGTGTCTGTGTCAAGGTCGAGAGAGGAAGCtttctggaagggaggtggctTGGCTCCAGGATGTGAAGCAGTGGATATCCTACACATACATTCTCCCCACTTCGCCCTGGTGGAAAGTGGTCTGAGGGTGCTGTAGCTTGAGCACTGGGTTTTGAAGACCAGGCTGAGCTCctcatgctgcttctgaaggTATTTGGGGGGTGCCAGTCAGGTATAGTGGTTCCCACACCTTAGAAGCTGGGAAAGGGGTAGAGAAAGCCTCTGAAAGTGAGGTGTAGGATTCCCCCCCCTTTATTTTCATCTGATAAAGGGCCAGGGTGAGGCCACAGTGGGTTTTCTCACTGAAGCCAGCTGGCACCGTTGTGGTGCTGTGGAGGAAGCATAGGAGGAACTGCCTGCCTCTTTAGTGGGGCTGGGGAGCTTGCAGGAAACATGTCAGGTCAAGGGAGTTGTAAGGTTGTCCCCATCTTCACCCTCCAGGCTGGACCCTTCCGTGGGTCCTGGTGTGTGGAGAAGGAACTCTGGCTGTGAGTAGGGCTGTGTCACTGACCTAGTTTTGGCTGGGTACAGGGAGCAAGATGGGAGgtcctccctttccctccttgcTACAAGGGAAGTAATTTTAGGGATGTCTCCTTGTGTTTCCTGGAATAGTCTGGGATTTCTCTCCCACCCATCCCCTTTGCAAACACTAAGTGTTCTCTTTGCATGACATGATCTGGGAATTTCATAATACCCCTTGGGACAATGCCTCATCAGTTGAAACTGAACCAGCGGACAAGAACAAAGTGCAAAATGAGGCTTGTGTGGGcccattttcctccttccatcTTGGGATTTTCCCCCATTACCCAGTCTCCAGAGGCTGCTCTTCTCAGTTAGATGAAAGCTCTATGTCTTGCATTACATCCTCAATGGTAGAACACCCTGGGCCCTCTTCCTATTGGTCTGGATAAGCCGGGTTCTTGCAGTCCTTCCTGGCAGATGGAGAGTGCTGGCTGGCGTGTGAAATCAAGTGCTTCTGCAAACTTTCTTGCTCCGTGACCTTGTGCAGACTGTGCTGCCGCTCTGggttttaaacacagaaagaaactaAGGCACAGCATCATTCCAGGTATTTCACAAGCCTCTGTATGAACGAGTGCCATGGGGCCTTctgctgtgcctggtgctggagGGAGGAGGGTTTTGTTACAGAAACACCCTGGAGCTAATCCACACGTAGAGGTAGTCCTTTTGAGAGTATCAGTTACATTAAATGATAGTTCTcaagctgcagtgctgagagGCAAAGACCTGctcataaaaataaaccagctgCAAAATGGACTAAGCTTTTTCTGACAGCTTGAGTGAGTTAGTGCAGTGCTGTTAAGTTAAAGCCAGTGCCTTGGAAGATTGCAGCACAAGCTGTGGGAAGTGCTGCAGGAACTGagtttctctgctgcctctttTGAAGCCCTCTGAGAATGTTTGAGCTGTGCTGAAGCAGCAGTGAGAGCAGTTCAGTCTGTGCTGAAGCCTCTCTTGGTGGTGGTTCTTCCTCATTGCTAGCTAATAGTAAAAGGAGCAGAGGATGCTTAAAAACCATCCTGAAAACCATAGCAGCTGGTTAACCTatagcagggcaggcaggagctaCTTGCTTCTTCCCCCTTGTCTCCTCATCAATCTGCTCCTCTCATGGTGCTGAGCCACTCCGTTAGCCACTGGAAAATGTTGAAGCAGCAGCGCTCCAGTAAATGGAGAGGAGTTTTGACATTGCTGTGCCTGACTGTCCCTGCTCCTTTTGAAATATGACTCAAGGGTGGGAATGAGGGGGGTCACCAACACACTGAACCCACTCAGCAGGATGTGTGCCTGGGGATCCCTGGGGTCTGCCTGAATTGCTGTACTGCCTCAGGAGAGGAACCCCCCAAACTCTGTGACTTAACAGGTCTGGAGAGTGGATCcttgccctgcctgcccctttTCTCCTGCCTCTACACAGGCTAGAGACTTGGACAGTGCCAGTGAGGAAGGTTGTGCACATAGGCTTGCGCTTCCAGGAGTACTTGGGTTTGGGAGTAGAGCCAGGAGCCTCAAAGTGCAGCTTAGGCTCTGTGGGGACCACAGTGGGACAGCAAGGAGCCCTGACTTAACAGCAGTGataaaatgctgctgttgcagCAGCATGTTTGTGATAACAGGAGCATGCAGATAGGCTTGGCAACTTGCTGCTCCCTCTATCTGTGATGCTGGACCTATCAGCAGGGACCCTGAGGATTGAGATGGGGTGGGCTTGAGATCTTTTCCTTGGCTGGTCTTGACTCCTTTACCCCCTCTGCAGTTGAAGGcttgcagaagagccaggcttgcccagagagggagagagaagtgCTGGGAAGCCTGTGCAGGGGGAGGTTGTGAAGTGGTCCCCAGGACCAGCAtgtgctgcagcatcactgtaGGGAGCTGTGTGTCATGACAGTCAGCAAGAAGAGCCCACTGCTGAATCCTCCCGGCTCTGCCACAGCTGCTGGGGTGCAGGGACAGCAGGAGCAATTGTGTACTGATTGCCTTTGCCCTTCCAGGGTGAGGGaaggaaagctgctgctcttAGGAATGGCAAAGCCTAAATGTCTTTCAAATGGGGTGGGTGAAGGGGCTCTGACCTTTTTGGTAAAGCTTGTCCCTCCCTCTAAGGCAACAGCACATCCTTGGATAAGTGGATCCTGCTTCCTGATGGGGATTTTCCAAGGCGTGTCTGGATCCACGCAAGCAATGTAACTGCTCCAGCACCACCTGAAGCTGCTCTGGGATTTCCCTTTCTGCCCAGAGTTTGAGATCTGCTTCCTGCTTATGCAGGTGGAAGATGACAAAACCACTTTTGCAACTTTGGAGTTAGCTTGTAGTGCTTGACCCCATCTCTGTAGCTTCATGACCATTAGGACTTCTCAGGGAGTTTGCAGAAGCTGTAAATAGCTTTATCTGTAATTCCCCCTCATCACCCAAAGCCCTTGAGTGTTTGAAGCTTTAATAAATCCATATCTCTTCATATGCTGGCTAGCCCAGGGAAATGCCTAGCTCATCCTTATGTGCTGTGCCATCAAGAATGTTGCAAGCTTTCCATGCACTGACAAAACAAGCTGTTTGTCCtggatgctggcagcagcaaggtTAGGAGGTCTCCTTTGCCAAAGGAGCTGCTACTTTCTCAGCAGCAACTTTCCTGGAGCAGGAGGACCCCACCTGGAGAAGATCAAAGggtagctggtgcagagatgGTAGCCAGGCTGTTGAGTTGGGTCCTTCTCCAGGCAGCTTTAGAGAGTGAAACAAGCTGGAAGTGCTCTTTAATCTGGTTCTGGAGTAAGGGATGTGAAATAGGGATCACTTGTTGGAGGATGAGCTGAAAGTCTTGTGTAAATACCTGTGCTGGGCAGCCCTGGTTTCTGCCTGGCTGGGGAGAGGCATGTCTGTGGTGATCCCTTGTTGTTCTCTGCCAGCTTCAATCCTGAGCCTTTTCTCACTTGGCAATCCTCACTCCTGGGCTAGTCCTGCCATTGCAGTCTCCACCAAAACCAGAAGCCTTAATTCTAGCTGGCTAGTCAGTGAGTCCACTTTCAGCCCTGACTTTCCTGACACCAGCTTTTCAACGTGTAGAAATTGTATGTGCTTCCCTCCCCCCTTATGGGTGCTAGGCCAGGGGAAGGGCACCCCAAGGTCTGCAGGAACTTGTCATTATGAATCTATTTTTGCCAGTGGAAATTTCCAAAGGAGGCTGTCCTCAAGCTGTCTTTTTGTGTTTGGCACTAGTGACTGCCTGGCAGCTGGGTCGGGCACCCACAGCATTGCCAGGCCtgtggatcatagaatcatagagtggttagggttggaaagtatcTTAAGGttatctagttccaatctcctgccacaggcagggacaccttccactagaccaggttgctccaagtcctgtcccacctggccttgaacactgccagggatggagcatacacaacttccttgggcagcctgtgccagggcctcaccactctcactgtaaataatttcttccttatatctaacctaaatttcCCATTCAAGTCTgaatccatcaccccttgtcctatcattatagtccctgatgaagagtcactttccagcatccttgtaggcctccttcagatactggaaggctgctctgaggtctccacacagcttctcttctccaggctgaacagacacaATTTTCTTAGCTTGTGAGGGATCTTTTGGAAGTGGTGCAGGATTTTCCTAGCCTGTTTTGAGGGATCATTTGGAAGTGGCTGTGATGACTCCTCAGGTTGGTGATATTCAGCTGTCTGACTCCTTGGGTCTGGAGGGGTTGCTCTTCTGCTTCAGCCTTCTCCGAGCTAGCTGCAGGGCAGCATACAccagcgaggtggtggagttgctctttatgtgagagaacaactagaatgtattgagttctgccCAGGGGCAGATGAGGATCAAGTGGAAAGTCTGTGGGTATGAATTAAGGGACTGGCTGGTAcaggtgatacagttgtgggggtctattatagacctcctgatcaggacgaaggagttgatgaggctttctacaggcagctgaaagcagcctcACGACTACA
This portion of the Lathamus discolor isolate bLatDis1 chromosome W, bLatDis1.hap1, whole genome shotgun sequence genome encodes:
- the LOC136004248 gene encoding E3 ubiquitin-protein ligase ZNRF1-like; protein product: MGGKQSTAARSRGPFPGVSTDDSAVPPPGGGGGPSPFGHYRAAGGGAMGLRSRSVSSVAGMGMEPVAAGAVPFGLYSAAAGEAERAPGGGGPVSGSTYAHGNGYQETGGGHHRDGMLYLGARASLADALPLHIAPRWFSSHSGFKCPICSKSVVSDEMEMHFIMCLSKPRLSYNDDVLTKDSGECVICLEELLQGDTIARLPCLCIYHKSCIDSWFEVNRSCPEHPSN